In the genome of Candidatus Methylacidiphilales bacterium, the window TCGATTTTACCGATCTACGGCGTGATCACCCTGGGCTGGGTCTTGCGGCGGACGGGGTTTCTGAGCCGGGAGGCGGATGACACATTGTTTCGCCTGAGCGTGAATGTGCTTTATCCCTGCCTGGTCTTCGATGCCATCCTGGGCAACCCCTCACTGCGCGATACCGGTGCCTTGGTGGTGGCGCCGTTCCTTGGCTTCGCCCTGGCGGCGGGCGGGATGGGACTGTGCCGGATGTTGGCGGGAGCCGCGGGGGTGGAAGGGTCGTCGTCGCGGGGCACCTTCGCCCTGGCCACCGGGATGTTCAATTGGGCCTATCTGGCGTTGCCCATTGTGCTTGCCCTGTTTGGCAAAGGCGCAGCAGGGGTTTTGTTTGTTTTCAATGTGGGTGTCGAGGTGGCGATGTGGACCGTGGGTCGGATGTTGCTGACGGAAAAAGGCGGGCCGGGGATGTGGCGGAAGATGGTCAACGCGCCGGTGGTGGCCGTTTTCCTGGCCCTGGCGGCCAATGCCCTCAACGACGGTGCGTGGGTTCCCGATCCGTTGCGCGATACCATCCATCTAGTGGGTCTGGCTTCGATCCCGATCGGGTTGTTGCTGGTGGGGGCTTCGTTTTTTGATTTCTTCGGCGAGATCTGCTGGTTCCGGCAGCGGCGAGAACTGGCCTCGGCCTTGGTCCTGCGACTGGGCCTGTTGCCGCCCCTGTTTCTGGCGGTGGCGGTCTGTTTGCCCTTATCACGAGAGTTGCGAGAGGTGATTGTGGTTCAGGCGGCCATGCCCTCGGCGGTTTTCCCTTTGGTCATGGCGCGTCTCTACGGCGGCGATGCCCCCCTGGCACTCCTGGTCATCCTCGGGACG includes:
- a CDS encoding AEC family transporter; translation: MTVFLSILPIYGVITLGWVLRRTGFLSREADDTLFRLSVNVLYPCLVFDAILGNPSLRDTGALVVAPFLGFALAAGGMGLCRMLAGAAGVEGSSSRGTFALATGMFNWAYLALPIVLALFGKGAAGVLFVFNVGVEVAMWTVGRMLLTEKGGPGMWRKMVNAPVVAVFLALAANALNDGAWVPDPLRDTIHLVGLASIPIGLLLVGASFFDFFGEICWFRQRRELASALVLRLGLLPPLFLAVAVCLPLSRELREVIVVQAAMPSAVFPLVMARLYGGDAPLALLVILGTTLGSLATMPFWIHWGMELVGKF